In Nerophis ophidion isolate RoL-2023_Sa linkage group LG02, RoL_Noph_v1.0, whole genome shotgun sequence, one DNA window encodes the following:
- the si:dkey-148a17.6 gene encoding leukotriene B4 receptor 1 produces MAAEGFDGGAVVACVILGLSFLIGTPGNLLVIWTILRHVKQCSHTVVLILHLAVADLLVLITLPLWIYSLARSWVFGEASCKAMGFVINACMYGSVFLITLMAVERFVAVRYPFVSAEWKRKKALSKVLLILWTAAFLFSVPALLTRVVDKDLGSDEEHCLYNQYYSATHELVCVLLETLVGYVLPFSILVVCYGCLCTRITQMTFKSKRKSTVLIASVVVVFAVCWTPYHIGNILSLVIIIAGTSFPDIGNHLEDVRISMAFVSGAMVFISSTVNPVLYMFAARSFRSSVRDTGIRKLFRHISSTSPGEGNREFSFVSKRQNNQTDSSKCESESKECVDVSENDIS; encoded by the coding sequence ATGGCCGCCGAGGGATTTGACGGCGGAGCAGTGGTGGCGTGCGTGATACTGGGCCTCTCCTTTCTGATCGGGACCCCCGGGAACCTGCTGGTGATCTGGACCATCCTGCGCCACGTCAAGCAGTGTTCGCACACTGTGGTGCTTATCCTGCACCTGGCTGTCGCCGACCTGCTCGTGCTCATCACGTTGCCCCTGTGGATCTACTCACTGGCCCGTTCGTGGGTGTTTGGGGAGGCTTCCTGCAAAGCCATGGGCTTCGTGATCAACGCCTGCATGTACGGCAGCGTCTTCCTCATCACCCTTATGGCCGTGGAGCGCTTTGTGGCCGTGCGCTATCCCTTCGTCTCGGCAGAGTGGAAGAGAAAAAAGGCTCTGAGTAAAGTGCTGCTGATCCTGTGGACCGCGGCCTTCTTGTTCAGCGTGCCTGCCCTCTTGACCCGTGTTGTCGATAAGGATCTGGGGTCTGATGAGGAGCATTGCTTGTACAACCAGTACTACTCAGCCACCCATGAGCTAGTGTGTGTGTTACTGGAGACCCTGGTGGGCTATGTGTTGCCATTCTCCATTCTGGTTGTGTGTTATGGCTGCCTGTGCACCCGCATCACTCAAATGACATTCAAGTCCAAACGCAAGTCTACAGTCCTCATCGCCAGTGTGGTTGTGGTGTTTGCTGTCTGTTGGACACCGTATCACATTGGAAACATCCTCTCCCTCGTCATCATCATTGCAGGTACATCCTTCCCGGATATCGGCAATCATCTGGAGGACGTTCGCATCAGCATGGCTTTTGTCAGTGGAGCCATGGTGTTCATCAGCAGCACTGTGAACCCCGTCCTCTACATGTTCGCCGCTCGGTCCTTTCGCAGCTCTGTGCGAGACACCGGCATTCGGAAGCTCTTCCGACACATCTCCAGCACATCTCCCGGGGAGGGCAACAGGGAGTTCTCCTTTGTGTCTAAAAGACAGAACAATCAAACTGACAGCTCTAAGTGTGAGTCTGAGTCAAAGGAATGCGTGGATGTTAGTGAGAATGATATATCCTAG